The following nucleotide sequence is from Kiritimatiella glycovorans.
CGCATGACCTGGTACTCGCGGTCGGTCAGCGTCTGGGCGGGGGCCACGGTGATGCTGTCGCCGGTATGCACGCCCATCGGATCCATGTTCTCGATCGAGCAGATGATCACGCAGTTGTCCTTGTGATCGCGCATCACTTCCATCTCGAATTCTTTCCAGCCGAAGACCGACTCCTCGATGAGCACCTCGCTGCTGAGGCTGGCCTTGAGGCCGTTTTCGACGATCCGGTTGAACTGTTCCCAGTCGTGGGCGATGCCGCCGCCGGTGCCGCCGAGCGTATAGCTGGGGCGCACGATGATCGGGAACCCGAGCTCATGCTCCGCGAGGCGCTGCGCCTCCTCCAGCGAGTGGACGTGGAAACTCTTCAGGCACTCGATTCCCGCCTCCTCCATGGCGGCCTTGAACAATTCGCGCTCTTCACCGCGTTCGATGGCGTCGGGATTGGCGCCGATCATCTCCACCCCGTATTTATCGAGGACGCCGCTTTTGAACAGCGTCATGGAGATGTTCAGTCCCGTCTGGCCGCCGAGGGTGGGGAGGATCGCATCGGGCCGTTCCCGTTCGATGATTTTCTCCACCGCCTCGGGGGTGAGCGGCTCGACATAGGTCCGGTCCGCCGTCTGCGGGTCGGTCATGATCGTCGCCGGATTGCTGTTGATCAGCGTGACCTTATAGCCCTCCTCCTTGAGGGCCTTGCAGGCCTGGGTGCCGGAATAGTCGAACTCGCAGGCCTGACCGATGATGATCGGCCCGGACCCGATGATGAGGATGTGGGAAAGGTCAGTGCGTTTGGGCATAGGAACTCCAATTAGTTTGAGTTAGAAACCTGAAACCTGAGACCTGAGTAAGAGGGGGATAGGGATTGAGTGGGAAACCTGAAACCTGAGACCTGAGTAAGAGGGGGATAGGGATTGAGTGGGAAACCTGAAACCTGAGACCTGAGTAAGAGTGGGGATAGGGATTGAGTGGGAAACCTGAAACCTGAGACCTGAGTAAGTGGAGATTGAGTGGGAAACCTGAGACCTGAATCCCGTGCGGGCTTACTGAGTAAAGAAGACTGAACTTGGGGGGTCATGTTTTTCCGCCTTTGGCGTTTTTTGACATCGTGACAAATATTGAAATCAATTCGTTAAGCTCTTCTTCGATGGGGTGGCAGCGGTCTTCCGATATTCCGCACCCGCGCACGAGCAATTCAATCCAGAGCAGTGACTCGTCGGCTTCCTGAGTGCAGATCTCAATTTTTGAAATAAATTCAGCTTTGGTTCTGGCTCGCGAGGCCTCCCTGTAATTCGCCGCTATGGATGTTCCGGAACGAAGAATCTGTTTCCCGGCCACCTGAATATCGTATCTTGAAGATCGAGACAAAGAGAGATACAGCCTGATAACATGTACGGCGAGGTTCGTCGTTCGCGTGCGCATCGTGCTTTTTGCGGCTCCCACATTCGTCTCCAGTGTGAATGGCGGAGACCCGCATCCCGCGCGGCTCCCATTGAACCCGCGTTAGGTTTTTTTTATACCTCCGTGTACAATCGTTATAATTCTTACTCAGGTTTCAGGTCTCAGGTTTCAGGTTTCCCACTCAAGCTTTCTTACTCAGGTTTCAGGTCTCAGGTTTCAGGTTTCCCACTCAAGCTCTCTTACTCAGGTTTCAGGTCTCAGGTTTCCCACTCCCTCCCCCCCCCCTCACTCCCACTCAATCGTACTCGGCGGTTTCGAGCTGATATCGTAGACCACGCGATTGACGCCGCGGACCTCGTTGATAATCCGGTTGGAAATGCGGTCCAGTACGTCGTGCGGCAGCTTGTACCAGTCGGCCGTCATGCCGTCGAGGCTCTGGACGGCGCGGACGGCGATCACGTTCTCGTAGGTGCGGTCGTCGCCCATGACGCCCACGCTCTGGACGGGAAGCAGCACGGCGAAATACTGCCAGACGTCGAGATAGTTCTCCATTTTCATGATCTCCTCGCGGACCCGCAGATCGGCCTCCCGCAGGATGTCGAGCCGCTCCTCGTCCACCGCCCCGAGGATGCGCACGGCCAGGCCGGGGCCGGGGAAGGGCTGGCGGTCGACCACGTAGCTGGGCAGGCCCAGTTCGCGCCCGACCAGCCGGACCTCGTCCTTGAAGAGTTCCCGCAGAGGCTCGACCAGGTCGAATTCGAGGTCCTCGGGCAGGCCGCCGACGTTGTGGTGGCTCTTGATGGTGGCCGAAGGTCCGCCGACCGGCGAGACGCTTTCGATGACGTCGGGATAGAGCGTACCCTGGGCCAGAAAGCGGACCGGGCCGAGCGCGCGGGCGCGCTCGGCGAAGACCTCGATGAACGTGCGGCCGATGATTTTGCGCTTCTGCTCGGGGTCGATCACGCCTTCGAGCCGCTCGAGAAACTGCGGTGCCGTATGGGCGGTATGCAGATCGACGCCCAGCACGTCGCGGAAGAGATCCTCGACTTCCGCCGCCTCCCGGTAGCGCAGCAGACCGTTGTCGACGAATACGCAGTGAAGCCGGTCGCCGATGGCGCGGTGGACGAGGGTGGCGGTGACGGAGGAATCGACGCCTCCGCTGAGGCCGCAGATGACGTGATGATCGCCCACGCGTTCACGGATCGCCTCGGTCGCGGCCTCGATAAAGGCGCTCATTTCCCATTCGCCGCGGCATCCGCAGATGCGGAAGCAGAAGTTCCAGAGCATCTCCGCGCCCTGCGGGGTGTGAACGACTTCGGGATGGAACTGCAGGCCGAAGATGCGGCGTTCGGGGTGCATCATGGCGGCGACGGAGCAGTTGTCGCTGTGCGCCATCGGGCGGAAGCCCTCGGGTGGCGTATCCACTTTGTCGCCGTGACTCATCCACACCTGCAGATCGGGCGCGAGGCCCTGGAACAGGGCGTCGGGATGGTCGATCGTCATGATCGCCTTGCCGTACTCCCGCTTGCGCCCCGGTTCCACCGTACCGCCCAGCAGTCGGGAGGTGAGCTGCATGCCGTAACAGATGCCGAGCACGGGGATGCCGAGGTCGAACAGGGCGGGGTCGCACGAAGGCGACCCTTCGTCGAGCACACTGGCCGGCCCGCCGGAGAGGATGAGGCCCTTGGGGTTGCGCCTGCGGAGTTCGTCCGCGGGCGTGTCATGAGGCACGATCTCGCAGTAGACCTTGTGCTCGCGCACGCGGCGGGCGATGAGCTGCGTGAGCTGCGAACCGAAATCGAGCACGGCAACCCACTCGTCAGGCCGTATGCTTATCTTGTCTCCGCTGGATGACACGAGGCGGGCTCCTTGAATTAGGTGATCTCAACCGTCGTGGCTGCGCATCAGTTCCGTGAATTCTTTGAACAGGTAAAAAGAGTCGTTCGGCCCGGGGCAGGCCTCCGGGTGATACTGCACGCTGAAGAGCGGCTTCTCACGGTGCCGCAGGCCTGCGCAGGTCCGGTCGTTCAGGTTTACATGCGTGACCTCGATCTCTTCGGGCAGACCCTCGCCCCTGACGCAGAAACCGTGATTGTGACTGGCGATCTCGACCTTGTGCGTGCGGTGATCGAGGATCGGCTGGTTCGCGCCGCGGTGGCCGAACTTGAGCTTGTAGGTCTCCGCGCCGAGCGCCAGCGCGATCATCTGGTGTCCGAAGCAGATTCCGAACAACGGCCGGCCGGAGTCGATCAGCTTGCGCACTTCCGCGGCCACATCCTCCGCGCCCTCGGGATCGCCGGGGCCGTTGGAGATAAAAATCCCGTCCGGATGCTCCGCGAGGATCGCTTCGGCCGGCGTGGTGCAGGGGAAGACGCGACACTCACAGCCGAGCTGCTGCATGAGCCGGAGCTGGTTGGTCTTGATCCCGCAGTCGACGACCGCGACCTTGAACTCCGCGCCGGGCATGCCGCCCTCGGGCCACGTGTACGGCGCTTCGGCGGTGACTTCCCGGATCAGGTTGCGCCCCACGAGGGAAGGGGCGTTACGGGCTTTTTCGACCAGGCTCTCCGGATTCAGATCGCCGGTGGATATGACACAGCGCATGGCGCCCTTGTCCCGGATATGCAGGGTGATGGCCCGTGTGTCCACGCGCTCAATTCCCATGACGCCGTTCTGTTCGAGATATTCCGGAAGACTCCACCGGCTCCGCCAGCTGCTGGGGATCCGGCTGCACTCGCCGACCACGAGACCGGCGGCGAAAATGCGGCGCGATTCGACGTCCTCGGGGTTCACGCCGTAATTGCCGATCAGCGGGTAGGTCATAGTGACGATCTGGCCGTAGTAAGAGGGATCGGTCAGGATCTCCTGGTATCCGCTCATGGCGGTGTTGAAAACCAGTTCGCCCGAGGTTTCCCCCTCTCCGGCAAAGGAACGGCCCCTGAAGAAGGTTCCGTCTTCGAGTGCGATCAGTGCGTCCACAGCGGTACCTCGCGTGTTGATCGTGTTGATGATATTCGGAGCATGTTCTTTACGCGGCGGGGGGGATGCAAACACTTTCCACATAAAAACCGCCGCCCGGCCTGACGGCGGGCGGCGGTTTCGATCCGTACCGGTTCAGCGGGCTTATCCCTGGGAACCGGAAGCCGTCTGCGGCCTGATGACCGCCGGGGCCTCTTCGGTGAAGGAGACCTCGGCTTTGTCGCGCAGGCTCTGCAGGTATTCCTGAACCGATCCCTGCTTGCGCTGAGCCTCCAGGTGGCGGCGGATGTCCTCCTTCGCCTCATCGAATCCGGCCTTGGACGCCTCTTCCTTACCGGTCACCTTGATGATGT
It contains:
- a CDS encoding four helix bundle protein — protein: MRTRTTNLAVHVIRLYLSLSRSSRYDIQVAGKQILRSGTSIAANYREASRARTKAEFISKIEICTQEADESLLWIELLVRGCGISEDRCHPIEEELNELISIFVTMSKNAKGGKT
- the guaA gene encoding glutamine-hydrolyzing GMP synthase translates to MSSSGDKISIRPDEWVAVLDFGSQLTQLIARRVREHKVYCEIVPHDTPADELRRRNPKGLILSGGPASVLDEGSPSCDPALFDLGIPVLGICYGMQLTSRLLGGTVEPGRKREYGKAIMTIDHPDALFQGLAPDLQVWMSHGDKVDTPPEGFRPMAHSDNCSVAAMMHPERRIFGLQFHPEVVHTPQGAEMLWNFCFRICGCRGEWEMSAFIEAATEAIRERVGDHHVICGLSGGVDSSVTATLVHRAIGDRLHCVFVDNGLLRYREAAEVEDLFRDVLGVDLHTAHTAPQFLERLEGVIDPEQKRKIIGRTFIEVFAERARALGPVRFLAQGTLYPDVIESVSPVGGPSATIKSHHNVGGLPEDLEFDLVEPLRELFKDEVRLVGRELGLPSYVVDRQPFPGPGLAVRILGAVDEERLDILREADLRVREEIMKMENYLDVWQYFAVLLPVQSVGVMGDDRTYENVIAVRAVQSLDGMTADWYKLPHDVLDRISNRIINEVRGVNRVVYDISSKPPSTIEWE
- the carA gene encoding glutamine-hydrolyzing carbamoyl-phosphate synthase small subunit, yielding MWKVFASPPPRKEHAPNIINTINTRGTAVDALIALEDGTFFRGRSFAGEGETSGELVFNTAMSGYQEILTDPSYYGQIVTMTYPLIGNYGVNPEDVESRRIFAAGLVVGECSRIPSSWRSRWSLPEYLEQNGVMGIERVDTRAITLHIRDKGAMRCVISTGDLNPESLVEKARNAPSLVGRNLIREVTAEAPYTWPEGGMPGAEFKVAVVDCGIKTNQLRLMQQLGCECRVFPCTTPAEAILAEHPDGIFISNGPGDPEGAEDVAAEVRKLIDSGRPLFGICFGHQMIALALGAETYKLKFGHRGANQPILDHRTHKVEIASHNHGFCVRGEGLPEEIEVTHVNLNDRTCAGLRHREKPLFSVQYHPEACPGPNDSFYLFKEFTELMRSHDG